A genomic region of Elaeis guineensis isolate ETL-2024a chromosome 9, EG11, whole genome shotgun sequence contains the following coding sequences:
- the LOC105052128 gene encoding glucan endo-1,3-beta-glucosidase 14 isoform X2: MAVRICRLLLLFWLFSGQVLQILCLTIGINYGQIANNLPPPTRVAGLLQSLNISRVKLYDADQNVLSAFLNTNIEFIIGIGNENVSTMTDSTKAQVWLQQHVQPYIPHTRITCITIGNEVFTSNDTVLKSNLLPAMQSVYQALVALGLDKQVNVTTAHSLDILGNSYPPSSGSFRQDLAEYIHPLLNFHSMTKSPFLVNAYPYFAYKANPNTVSLEYVLFQPNSGITDPNTNLNYDNMLYAQIDSVYTAIQGMGHTDIDVRISETGWPSKGDPDEVGATPDNAAMYNGNLLRRIAMNQGTPLKPSVPIDIYVFALFNEDLKPGSTSERNYGLFYPDGTPVYNIGLHGYLRPMSSSCKLMGRASCNCCVKD; encoded by the exons GTCAAGTCCTCCAAATTCTTTGCCTCACAATTGGAATCAACTATGGGCAGATTGCCAACAATCTTCCTCCTCCTACCCGAGTTGCTGGCCTCCTCCAATCCCTTAACATCAGCAGAGTAAAGCTCTACGATGCCGACCAGAATGTCCTCAGTGCCTTCCTTAATACCAACATTGAGTTCATAATTGGAATTGGCAATGAGAATGTGTCAACAATGACAGACTCGACAAAAGCCCAGGTATGGCTCCAACAGCATGTCCAGCCTTACATTCCACATACCCGAATCACCTGTATCACCATCGGAAATGAGGTCTTCACCAGCAATGACACTGTTTTGAAGTCTAACCTTCTTCCAGCAATGCAATCGGTATACCAAGCTCTCGTTGCCCTCGGATTGGACAAGCAAGTGAATGTCACCACTGCGCATTCCCTTGACATCTTGGGAAACTCCTACCCTCCTTCCTCGGGCTCTTTCCGCCAGGATCTTGCTGAGTACATCCATCCCCTCCTCAACTTCCATTCTATGACCAAGTCCCCCTTTCTCGTAAATGCCTATCCTTACTTCGCCTACAAAGCAAACCCGAATACTGTCTCATTGGAATATGTCCTCTTTCAGCCTAATTCAGGAATCACTGATCCAAATACCAATCTGAATTATGACAACATGCTTTATGCTCAGATCGATTCAGTTTATACTGCAATTCAAGGAATGGGTCATACAGATATTGATGTAAGGATTTCTGAGACTGGGTGGCCATCCAAGGGAGATCCTGACGAGGTAGGGGCCACTCCAGATAATGCAGCAATGTATAATGGGAATTTGTTGCGAAGGATAGCAATGAATCAGGGCACACCCCTGAAACCTTCAGTGCCCATTGATATCTATGTTTTTGCGCTGTTTAATGAAGATTTAAAACCAGGGTCAACCTCAGAAAGGAACTATGGGCTGTTTTATCCTGATGGTACCCCAGTTTATAATATTGGATTACATGGTTACCTTCGACCAATGTCATCATCATGCAAGCTGATG GGGAGAGCAAGCTGCAATTGTTGTGTGAAGGATTAA
- the LOC105052128 gene encoding glucan endo-1,3-beta-glucosidase 14 isoform X1, translated as MAVRICRLLLLFWLFSGQVLQILCLTIGINYGQIANNLPPPTRVAGLLQSLNISRVKLYDADQNVLSAFLNTNIEFIIGIGNENVSTMTDSTKAQVWLQQHVQPYIPHTRITCITIGNEVFTSNDTVLKSNLLPAMQSVYQALVALGLDKQVNVTTAHSLDILGNSYPPSSGSFRQDLAEYIHPLLNFHSMTKSPFLVNAYPYFAYKANPNTVSLEYVLFQPNSGITDPNTNLNYDNMLYAQIDSVYTAIQGMGHTDIDVRISETGWPSKGDPDEVGATPDNAAMYNGNLLRRIAMNQGTPLKPSVPIDIYVFALFNEDLKPGSTSERNYGLFYPDGTPVYNIGLHGYLRPMSSSCKLMANPLEILNSEVR; from the exons GTCAAGTCCTCCAAATTCTTTGCCTCACAATTGGAATCAACTATGGGCAGATTGCCAACAATCTTCCTCCTCCTACCCGAGTTGCTGGCCTCCTCCAATCCCTTAACATCAGCAGAGTAAAGCTCTACGATGCCGACCAGAATGTCCTCAGTGCCTTCCTTAATACCAACATTGAGTTCATAATTGGAATTGGCAATGAGAATGTGTCAACAATGACAGACTCGACAAAAGCCCAGGTATGGCTCCAACAGCATGTCCAGCCTTACATTCCACATACCCGAATCACCTGTATCACCATCGGAAATGAGGTCTTCACCAGCAATGACACTGTTTTGAAGTCTAACCTTCTTCCAGCAATGCAATCGGTATACCAAGCTCTCGTTGCCCTCGGATTGGACAAGCAAGTGAATGTCACCACTGCGCATTCCCTTGACATCTTGGGAAACTCCTACCCTCCTTCCTCGGGCTCTTTCCGCCAGGATCTTGCTGAGTACATCCATCCCCTCCTCAACTTCCATTCTATGACCAAGTCCCCCTTTCTCGTAAATGCCTATCCTTACTTCGCCTACAAAGCAAACCCGAATACTGTCTCATTGGAATATGTCCTCTTTCAGCCTAATTCAGGAATCACTGATCCAAATACCAATCTGAATTATGACAACATGCTTTATGCTCAGATCGATTCAGTTTATACTGCAATTCAAGGAATGGGTCATACAGATATTGATGTAAGGATTTCTGAGACTGGGTGGCCATCCAAGGGAGATCCTGACGAGGTAGGGGCCACTCCAGATAATGCAGCAATGTATAATGGGAATTTGTTGCGAAGGATAGCAATGAATCAGGGCACACCCCTGAAACCTTCAGTGCCCATTGATATCTATGTTTTTGCGCTGTTTAATGAAGATTTAAAACCAGGGTCAACCTCAGAAAGGAACTATGGGCTGTTTTATCCTGATGGTACCCCAGTTTATAATATTGGATTACATGGTTACCTTCGACCAATGTCATCATCATGCAAGCTGATG GCAAATCCTCTAGAGATTCTCAACTCTGAAGTGCGCTAG